One Drechmeria coniospora strain ARSEF 6962 chromosome 01, whole genome shotgun sequence genomic region harbors:
- a CDS encoding cation efflux family protein — MPAKVEAFGSDPPSSRGHLSSRLLGRAADFAPSAAAPPAPAAAPATAAASTGQATSAAVVILPVVPPSVHPHRIPARDAHAACMGASVGTQPSIHVSPGSALHGPRREVRVRRDDDDDGGSSSTAVPARTSGGSRSKSTIGRRHPGKGGARGRGRWRGGGGGGGGWHGRRGRRLSLRFRRPWAAAPPDEDTLRVPAAATTSTPTPLPGPSPSPSPTPAPHRPRPIQTITAAARRARQTEKPIAAASASAAANAALRVHPFRHDHHHLDASISTAPSVLLHLAPVRGRLRSPPVSMGSSQQQSRDHGDHGHGHGHGHHHHHHHDNTYLISANKNDSGVRITRIGLLSNLGMAVAKFIGGWAFNSKSMTADAWHSIADLASDILTLATVSWSLKPPTDRFPMGFGKVESLGSLGVSGMLLLGGFYMGWESAISLFGHFSPETAHILEHMGGGHGHGHSHSHSAASLGIPSIHAAWLAAGTILIKEWLYHATMKVARERRSSVLASNAIHHRVDSLTGFVTLAAILGANVFQKAAWLDPVGGLLISIMVVQAGYSNTVSSFCELADQSIDDEIKGAIRKQAHRALANIEHGHEAELRDISGIKAGQNYLIDLEVAVPGAWKVESTKGLEDAVRTQVGGKVLGVRRVRIRFVSRDAPVGKGFDEFIPGSVQREADPERRENGEEDEEDEPDQPDERKRK, encoded by the exons ATGCCCGCCAAAGTCGAAGCATTCGGCTCGgaccccccctcctcccgcgGACACCTTTCCtcccgcctcctcggccgggcGGCCGACTTTGCTCCctcggcagcagcaccacctGCACCGGCTGCAGCGCCGGCCACCGCTGCCGCCTCGACAGGGCaggccacctcggcggca GTGGTGATCTTGCCGGTCGTTCctccatccgtccatccacACCGCATACCTGCACGCGACGCACATGCGGCGTGCATGGGTGCGTCGGTCGGTACAcagccatccatccatgtcTCCCCGGGCTCGGCGCTCCACGGGCCTCGCCGTGAGGTGCGTGTCCggcgtgacgacgacgacgacggtggcagcagcagcacggcggtgcctgcgaggacgagcggcggcagcagaaGCAAAAGCAccatcggccgccgtcatccgggaaaggggggggcgagggggaggggacgctggcgtggtggtggtggtggtggtggcggctGGCATGGGCGGAGGGGGAGGCGATTATCGCTCAGGTTCAGGCGCCCCTGGGCGGCCGCTCCCCCTGATGAGGACACCTTACGAGTACCTGCGGCAGCGACAACTTCAACACCAACACCCTTGCCAGGACCGTCTCCGTCCCCGTCTCCAACGCCAGCACCacaccgtcctcggccgatccagaccatcaccgccgccgcacgcCGCGCACGGCAGACCGAGAagcccatcgccgccgcctccgcctcaGCGGCCGCCAACGCAGCGCTTCGCGTCCAC CCGTTCCGTCACGACCATCACCACCTCGACgcctccatctcgacggcgccctcggtcctcctccacctcgcaCCCGTCcgcggccgcctccgctCCCCGCCCGTCAGCATGGGCTCCTCGCAGCAGCAGTCGCGCGACCACGGcgaccacggccacggtcacggccacggccaccaccaccaccatcaccacgaCAACACCTACCTCATCTCGGCCAACAAAAACGACTCGGGAGTGCGGATAACGCGAATCGGCCTGCTGTCCAACCTGGGCATGGCCGTGGCCAAGTTCATCGGCGGCTGGGCTTTCAACTCCAagtcgatgacggccgacgcgtGGCACagcatcgccgacctcgcctcGGACATTCTCACGCTCGCCACGGTTTCCTGGAGCCtcaagccgccgacggaccGGTTCCCCATGGGCTTCGGCAAGGTCGAGAGCTTGGGCTCGCTCGGCGTCTCGGGCatgctgctcctcggcggcttctACATGGGCTGGGAGAGCGCCATCAGCCTCTTCGGCCACTTCAGCCCGGAGACGGCCCACATCCTCGAGCacatgggcggcggccacggccacggccactcgcactcgcacagCGCCGCGAGCCTCGGCATCCCGAGCATACACGCCGCCTGGCTCGCGGCCGGCACGATCCTGATCAAGGAATGGCTCTACCACGCCA CCATGAAGGTTGCGCGCGAGCGTAGGTCCTCGGTCCTGGCCTCCAACGCCATCCACCACCGCGTCGACAGCCTCACGGGCTTCGTcacgctcgccgccatcctcggcgccaaCGTGTTCCAGAAGGCCGCCTGGCTGGaccccgtcggcggcctgctcATCTCCATCATGGTCGTCCAGGCCGGCTACTCGAACACGGTGTCGTCGTTctgcgagctcgccgaccagagcatcgacgacgagatcaAGGGCGCCATCCGGAAGCAGGCGCACAGGGCGCTCGCCAACATTGAGCACGGtcacgaggccgagctccgCGACATTAGCGGCATCAAGGCCGGGCAGAACTATCTCATCGATCTCGAGGTGGCCGTGCCCGGCGCCTGGAAGGTCGAGAGCACCAAGGGCCTCGAGGACGCGGTCCGGACCCAagtcggcggcaaggtccTGGGCGTGCGGCGCGTCCGGATCCGCTTCGTGTCGCGGGATGCACCCGTCGGCAAGGGTTTCGACGAGTTCATCCCCGGTTCCGTCCAGAGGGAGGCGGACCCGGAGCGACGCGAgaacggcgaggaggacgaggaggacgagcccGACCAACCCGACGAGCGCAAGCGCAAGTGA
- a CDS encoding silencing information regulator codes for MRKPLIRIPYTDILAPPVLVPPSAATLPGALAALRRFLVSPPPSHLPSSTVVLTGAGLSVASGLADYRGPNGTYRVNKTYRPIYHHEFLGKHEARRRYWARSFLGWSSLHKASPNAGHYAIRDLGELGLIRHVITQNVDSFHRQAHPRLPSLELHGYLRCNICTTCRGEFSRDEFQHELSRLNPRWADLLSEALASRVLDTEDPARPRLSGLKHNPDGDVDLPDAPYTTFRYPACPRCVARPPVMPDGQRHIVETDAEGAWQPSSTAGILKPAVVMFGENIASRVKVAAESAIDGAGRLLVLGTSLATYSAWSLAKRAKDRGMPIAIINMGGVRGEDQLLTGLDPHQAGERGVRVEFPTDQLLPALVSALREDEVASAGHSSAAGVSREHLFKDMLS; via the coding sequence ATGCGTAAGCCGCTGATTCGCATCCCCTACACGGACATCCTCGCGccgcccgtcctcgtcccgccCTCCGCCGCCACCCTGCCTGGGGCCCTGGCTGCCCtccgccgcttcctcgtctcgccgccgccgagtcacctcccgtcgtcgaccgtcgTCCTCACCGGTGCCGGCCTGTCGGTCGCCTCCGGTCTCGCCGACTACAGAGGCCCCAACGGCACGTATCGCGTCAACAAGACGTACCGACCAATCTATCACCACGAGTTCCTCGGCAAGCACGAGGCGCGAAGGCGGTATTGGGCGAGAAGCTTTCTCGGCTGGTCCAGTCTCCACAAGGCCTCGCCCAACGCCGGTCACTATGCCATCCGAGACTTGGGCGAGCTGGGCTTGATTCGCCATGTCATTACGCAAAACGTCGATTCCTTCCACCGCCAGGCGCACCCTCGCCTACCCTCCCTCGAACTGCATGGCTACCTGAGATGCAACATCTGCACCACCTGCCGTGGTGAATTTTCGCGAGACGAGTTCCAGCACGAGCTGTCCCGCCTCAACCCTCGCTGGGCTGACCTGCTGAGTGAGGCGTTGGCGTCCCGTGTCCTGGACACGGAGGAcccggcacggccgaggtTGAGTGGCCTCAAGCACaaccccgacggcgacgtcgacctgcCCGATGCCCCTTACACAACCTTTCGTTACCCCGCGTGCCCTCGATGTGTAGCTCGGCCACCGGTGATGCCCGATGGTCAACGGCACATCGTCGAGACCGATGCTGAAGGAGCTTGGCAGCCGTCGAGTACGGCGGGCATTCTCAAacctgccgtcgtcatgtTTGGCGAGAACATCGCCAGCCGTGTCAAGGTCGCGGCAGAatccgccatcgacggcgccggtcgcctcctcgtccttggcacATCGTTGGCCACCTACTCGGCCTGGAGCTTGGCGAAGCGAGCGAAAGATCGCGGAATGCCCATTGCCATCATCAACATGGGCGGCGTCAGAGGTGAGGATCAGCTCTTGACCGGTTTGGATCCGCACCaagccggcgagcgaggagtGCGGGTCGAGTTTCCGACCGATCAGCTGTTGCCCGCTCTGGTCTCTGCGCTgcgcgaggacgaggtggcgTCGGCTGGCCATTCTTCCGCTGCCGGAGTTTCGCGAGAGCATCTCTTCAAGGATATGCTCTCATAA
- a CDS encoding Cwf15/Cwc15 cell cycle control, producing MTTAHRPTFDPARGKEALRGPAYHQRLLPAHTQLKFRKAGQGGDADDEPERDLAAELLAAEAAYYAKKNGGVPPPVADDQDAHAESAADAKRTLPPGAYGDDEEDLSAKRRRILEETREMDADDSSDEEEDSDDDSDDDDDDAELQRELERVRREREEKRKREEEERAKEDEEAREKHIAYGNPLLNKQDFTMKRRWDDDVVFKNQARGTEDRGKKKEFVNVGCLRFPCPPSHSLIMALTVAGRIFFAPTFTENS from the exons ATGACGACAGCCCATCGACCTACGTTTGACCCC GCACGTGGCAAAGAGGCACTCCGAGGGCCGGCCTATCACCAGCGCCTCCTCCCCGCCCATACGCAGCTCAAGTTTCGCAAGGCCggccagggcggcgacgccgacgatgaaccCGAGcgcgacctcgccgccgagctcctcgccgccgaggctgcgTACTATGCCAAGAAGAATGGTGGTGTTCCcccgcccgtcgccgacgaccaggATGCCCATGCCGAGTCTGCCGCGGATGCGAAGCGGACGCTACCGCCTGGCGCGTacggcgatgacgaagaAGACCTATCGGCGAAGCGGCGGAGGATCCTGGAGGAGACGAGGGAGatggatgccgacgacagcagcgacgaggaagaggacagcgacgacgacagcgacgacgacgacgacgacgcagagCTGCAGCGTGAACTGGAGCGCGTTCGCCGCGAGCGCGAGGAAAAGAGGAAGCGGGAG GAGGAAGAACGGGccaaggaggacgaggaggcacGCGAAAAGCACATCGCCTACGGCAACCCCCTCCTCAACAAGCAAGATTTCACCATGAAACGCCGctgggacgacgacgtcgtcttcAAGAACCAGGCCCGCGGCACCGAAGACAGGGGCAAGAAGAAGGAATTCGTCAACGTCGGTTGCCTCCGCTTCCCTTGTCCCCCAAGCCATTCTCTCATCATGGCGCTGACCGTTGCCGGCAGGATCTTCTTCGCTCCGACTTTCACCGAAAATTCATGA